The proteins below come from a single Brienomyrus brachyistius isolate T26 unplaced genomic scaffold, BBRACH_0.4 scaffold63, whole genome shotgun sequence genomic window:
- the LOC125725243 gene encoding uncharacterized protein LOC125725243 — MEGTEAGISMMDMLNGGEENVCEVGVNVEEVKGGGGKSTGNAVEYVVSQVGRTWLEPIQEEDLEEDEETDEELQEAEDTDAATVDSWQCMAAYVARIWLQTLQEDGPEENEEADVVFQQAEDADATTLVRFQCMVASEDRSQLLTIPEEGPEEEDETEVMKTDKTKEDADAAEKIYSEEEVSFHVNAEDLSEDDTEKSHKKKKKMKWCFFCCPLPFRRSSKRQ, encoded by the coding sequence atggaggggacagaggctggtattagtatgatggatatgctaaatggaggtgaggagaatgtatgtgaggtgggagtgaatgtggaggaggttaagggaggaggagggaaaagtacagggaatgctgtggaatatgtggtgtcacaagtaggcagaacttggctagaacccatccaggaggaagaccttgaggaagatgaagaaacagatgaggagcttcaggaagcagaagacactgatgctgccacagtggacagttggcagtgcatggcggcatatgtagccagaatatggctgcagactttacaggaagatggacctgaggaaaatgaagaagctgatgtggtattccagcaggcagaagatgctgatgctaccacactggtcaggtttcagtgtatggtggcatctgaagacagatcacagctactgactataccagaagaaggacctgaggaagaggacgagactgaagtgatgaagacagataaaacaaaagaagatgctgatgctgccgagaagatctacagtgaagaagaagtatcattccatgtgaatgccgaagatctttctgaagatgatactgagaagagccacaagaagaagaagaagatgaagtggtgcttcttctgctgtcccctgcccttcagaagaagtagcaagaggcagtaa